The Candidatus Nitrosopumilus sp. SW genomic sequence CAAAAATAATATTTTAATTAGAGTTGAAGAACAAGAAGCAGCTTATGTTTTAAAATCAAATAAAATAATTTCAATAATTAAAAACATCATTAATGATTATTCAGATCAGAATATTGTAATTTTGGGCAGATATTCACATCAGATAAAAAAAATACAAAAGATTGTAGGTAAAAAAGCCAAAGTCATAAAGATGTCATTTGATGGAAAAATATTATTAAACAACACAGATGTTTTCATCGGTTCTGGAGGAACAATGACAGCAGAATCAGCTTTAATGGGAGTTCCAACAATTTCATATAATGCAGTTCCAAATCCAATTGAAAGTTATTTAGTAAAAAAAGCATTAGTCAAAAGAGAAACAGATCCCAAAAAAATTAATAGACATATTTCTAGAATTTTTAAATCATCAAATAAAGTAAACCAGAACAGGGCAAAAAAAATTACAAATCAAATGGAAGACCCGGTTGAAAAATTAGTCAAGGTAATTAAAGATTGATCATTGTCATGTTGAAATAAAAAGTTCATTAAGGGAGTTAGCGTGCTCGATTTAGCAGCCCGATAGTGTAGAGGTCAAGCATATGGGCCTTTGGAGCCCGTGACGGCAGTTCGAATCTGCCTCGGGCTATTCTAAAAAACAACAAACTGTAACACGAATATAGCATGAAGTGTTTTTCTGAAAATAGGTACAATGTCAGATATAGTATTAGGCATGGGAGAAGTGGGGGAAACTCTATTTGGGTTACTGGATGAAAGAAATTTTGATTGTATTGGTATTGATATAGAATCTGCAAAATGTAAAAATTATTCACAAAATGATACAATTGAAAATCCAGAATATCTTCATGTTTGCTTACCAGGAGAATTAACAGATTTTGTAGAAATCACTATAAGTTGGATTCCAAAGTTAAAGGGTCTAAAAGCAATAGTTATCCATTCTACCGTAAGACCAGGAACTACAAAAAATATTCAAGAAAAATCCAATGTCCCAGTTTTATTTTCACCAGTTCGTGGCGTTCATAGAAGATTCTTAGATGACATCAAAAAATATACAAAATTCATTGCTTCAGATGATAATGAAATCAATCCTGAAATTAAGTCGGATTTAGAAAAGAGATTTCAAAAAGTTGATTGGATGTCAACTACAAAAACAGGTGAGCTTGCAAAGATTTTAGTTGACACATCATATTATGGATGGCTTATCAATTATGCACAAATAACAAAGATGATTTGTGAAAAAGAAGGCATAGATTTTGATGAAATGTGGAAATTTGCAGATGAGATACATGAAAACTTAGGAAACAGACCAAAAATGTATCCAGGGGTTATTGGAGGTCATTGTGTGATACCAAATTTGAGTTTAATTGAATATGAAAATCTAGATGTGATTAAAAAAATTAATGAAATGTACGAGAAATTTAAAAAATAATATTGATTTCTAAAAATCTAATTTAGTTAGAAGTTTTGATGCAATAACAAATAGTATTGAAGCAATTCCAACAAGTACAAACATTTCAATAATTACAAACTCAGTAATAGTTCCAAAAATTCCTGCTCTAATTACATCAACCAGATAAGTTAACGGATTTAGATAAAACGCAGTACGTAATGGTTCAGGGACGTTTTCTGCAGGATAAAATGCTGAACTAACAAATGCAAAAAATAGAAAAACAGTGTTAATTATTACATTGAATCCTTCACTAGAGCGTAATCTAGTTGAAATTATAGATGCTAGTGAACCAAATAAAACAGAGCCAGTAATGGCACCAAAAATAATCACAGGGATTGTAACTATTGAAAATTCTACAGACTCAAAAAAGACAGGATAGCCTACCAAAGCGATCAAAGAAGCACTAACTAAACCAATTATTCCTATAGTGCAAATATTACTAAGAATGTAATGACTTCTTGTAAATGGACCAGACATTATTTGTTCAAACATCCCATGTCTTCTATCATTCCAAATTATGATTCCTGAGACAAGCGTACTGTTCATTATGTTAAATCCAATCATACCAGATGCTAGAAATGCAGGATAATCAAGTTCCTTTGTACCAAAAGGTACATGTTGAATTAATGGAGCATAAGCAAAACCTGCAACAAAAATATAGATCAGAGGAAAAATTACTTGCCAAATTAAGAATCCCGGATTCAAAGAAATGGTAATGTTTCTATTTACAAGTCTAATTATTGGATGCATTTTCTCTCACCATTTTTAAGAATATTTCTTCAAGATTCGTAGGAACAGCAGATAAATCTTCTATCTCAATATTATTATCATTTAATATTTTCAAAACTTTTAACAAAACTAATTCAGATTGTTCAGAATGAATAACAATATTTGTACCAGATTCAAAATTTATTTTACAATCATCAATTCCATTGAGTAAATTAGAAATTTTAGAATTTTTTTCTAATAAATGAATTTTAATAGTTTTTTCTTTTCCAAATTTACTTTTTAATGCTTCAGGGGAATCAACAGTAACAATTTTCCCTTTATCAATAATTGCAATCTCATCACAAAGATATTCAGCTTCTGTTAAAATGTGAGTGGTGTAAAAAATTGTCAAACCTGTATTGACTTTATTTTTTAAATAATCTAACAGTTTTCTTCGAGCAGTAGGATCTAATCCTACTGTAGGTTCATCTAAAAATAGCAAGTCCATATCATGCATGAATTCTCGTGCAACTTGTACTCTTCTTCGTTGACCAATAGAAAGATCTTCATTTCTTTTTTTTCTAATTTCAACTAGATCAAAATCTTTCAAAAGTTGCTCCATTCTTTTTTTGCGTTCACTTTTTGTAACATTCCACATCATCCCGTACTTGTCAAGTGATTTTTCAACTGACAAAGTAGGTTCATAGCTTGGCTGTTGTAAAACTACCCCAATTTTGTGACGTACATCTAATGGGTTTTTGATTGCATCAATCCCCAATATTGTCAGAGAACCATTTGAAGGAGGAATGAGAGTGGTAAGTAATTTGATAGTAGTTGATTTTCCTGCTCCATTTGGGCCTAAAAATCCAAAAACCTGGCCAGGTTTTACGGATAAAACAATATCATCTACTGCTTTGATTGAACCATATGATTTTGATAAATGGCGAACCTCAATACAAGACATATTGAAACTGCGATCATACTACTAATTTAGTTAACCAGTTGTTTCATCAGAGACTTTGTTGTAGTTTAGCAAATTATGAAGCAATATCTTCAAAACAAGAAAAATTGAGAATTGATAATTTGAAATTGATAATAAAGCGATCTAAATTAGTGGAAAATGAATGTGATGACATAATGAAATTTTTATTAATAGAATAAAGGTAGCAATTATGAATTGTCTGAATTTGATAGTCTAATTGAAAAATTAATTGAACAAAAACCAGAACTAACTAGAGAAATCATTGAGGAGCAAATAAAACTAAAAAAAGAAAAAATTGGTGCAGGATATCTAACTGATCAAGGGGCATTATTCTTAATTGCATCAGATTATGGGGTAACATTATCAGGACCACTAAAAGTTGAAATGAGTCTAAAAGATCTCTATGCAGGAGCAAAAGAAATTTCATTAGAAACTAGAGTTTTGAATTTATCCCCTGCAAAACAATTTTCAAGAAAAGATGGTTCTCCATTTTATCTTAGAACAATGACAGTGTATGATGATGTAAACTCTACAGCAAGTGTAAAATTATGGGATGAAAAAGCAAACCTTCCAGGAATTGAAAATCTAAAACCAGGAGATTTGATTAAAATCATCAAGGCTTATGTTAAATCAGATCTTGATGGTTCACCAACAATCAATATCGGTTCAGGTTCTAATTTGGAAACTACTGATTCAGCAAGCGAGATTCCAACCATTGACACAATTACAAAAGATGTAAGTGAATTACAAGAAGGTCAAAAAGACCTGGTTGTTTTAGGAGAAATTGATGGTGTTATTAGCAGTATGGAATTTACAAACTCTAGAGGCATGCCTGGAAAAGCATTGAGAATGAGGCTAAAAGGCAAAGACGGAAGTGGAATGAGAGTGGTTCTATGGGGAAAAGATGAATCATCAATTCCAAATATGATCTCACAGTCAGCTAAAGTAAGATTACTTGGTGTCAAAGTCAAATCAGGAAATCAAGGATTAGAAATTCATGGAAATGATGCGACAATTATCGAGATTGAAGGCGGAAAAGAAGCAGAACCAGTAATTGCAAGAGTTCTATCAATATCACCAACAGAAAATGGAAGAAACATGATTTTAGCTGTAGATAACAAAAAAAATCTATACAACATTAGTGACTCATCAAACTCAACTAGCATTTGTGTAGAAGGAGATATCATAGAATGTATGCCATCAAAAGTTTACGGAAATTCAATTACGCTTGATGAAAATTCCTTTGTAAGGAAACTAGAAAATGATGAGAATATTCCTTCATTATCTCAAATTAGAACAAAAATCAATGATGTTAAAGTTGATGGAAATTACTGCATAGAAGCAATAATTTTAAAAGTTCCAGAACGACGTGAAGTTCAAACAAAAACTGGCGAATCAATTGCACTTTCAGAAATGTTTGTCGAAGATGATACTGGACAAATTTGGGTAAAAGGATGGAGAAATCAAGCTAGATTAATTGACAAATGTGAATTAGGAGAAATTGTTTCAATCACAGGTCTCAATGCAAAAGCTGGATTAGAAGGAAGGATAGAGATGTTCTTAACAGCATTTTCTAAAATTACAAAAAAGAATTAAGAATCCCAAAAACCTCTAGTAACTACATACTGCCTTTCTGCCTCATAGATCTGTTTGAATAAGTGTTCTTCATCAACCATATTCCGAAGAATTCTTGCAGCAGTGTCTGCACCCACACCATAACCGGACATGACAATAATAGCAGTTTTACCAAAATTCTCTACTAAAGAAGACACCTTCCAGGCACGATCTGCCTTATGTTTTTCCTCACTAGTCAATTTTTTACCCTCATGTTTTTTTCTAATAATTTTTGAGAGATCATAGTCAGAGTAAAATGTTGTAGTAATTTGTCGTCCTTTACAATATGGACAAATTAAGATATTCTTTACTTCGTTTGTTTCAACAACACGTTCCCATTTTCCACATCTAGCACAAATTAAACGATGTTTTGTTTTTTCGAGTCTAGCTTTTACAAGATCTAAAATTCCTTTATCAAGATTTGCAGGAGAAGAATAGTATTTTGACGTATGATCTAAGATAGGCTCTGCCAATTTTGAAAATTGATCAACTTCTAACCATTTTACATGAATTTGATCTTCACGAATTTCTTTTAAAATTTTATCAGTATTTTTGAGATCATATTTATCATGGAATAATTCACGTAATGCTTCTTGAACAAGTGCAGTTTTTGAATATCTTTCATACAAAAATCGTGCAGATTTTCTTTCATAAACTGCGCCACGTCCTACAATACCAAACTTTTTTGCAACACACCAAGTTCTCCAATTAACATTATGGGTACCGGCAAGAGATGCACTAACCATAGAAAATAAGTCATAATCATCTTTTAAAACTTCTAGAAATAATTTTTCAGATATTCTTGAACGTGAAGATAGCACTATACGATAACCATCAGAACGTGAATCTACAACAGAACCCAACATGGAAGACAACATAGAAGAGAGCAATGTAGAAAGTGTAGAATTAATTTTTGTACCAAAACAAGAGTGAAGCACAATTGATCCTTGAGATCTATTTGATTCAATCACTATGGTATTCTCATCAGAAATTTCATTAAAATTTAATTTTTCAATTGTTTTGTTTGTTAATTGAAGTAAGCCTGAACGCACTTTACTTCTAAAATTACCCACTTTTCTAGCAGTCTTATAATCAATAGGAATATTTTCACCTTCCCAATATGGAACAGTAATTCCTCCACCTCTAAACGGCTCAACATTTACAGTAAATGATTTCTCATCAACATTTAGAATTCTCCATTGTGAGCCTTTTAGAACAAAAATATTTCCAGAATCACCATAATCACCTACAAATCTCTGATCTAAACTTCCGATGATTTTTTTCCCTACACTATCAAACACTTTGAATTTGAGAATGTCGGGGATGGTAGAAAGATTTTCAAAATAATATTTGAAAGAACGACCTTTCTTCCAAAAAGTCATCTTTGTTCTATCAAAAAATATCAAATAATTTGAATCAAGTAAATCTAGAACACCTACAAGTTCTTCTAATTTTAGATTTCTAAATGGATAAGCTTGAGTAATCAAATCAAATGCTTTTTCAATTGAAATTTCTCCAATTTGCATTGCAAGCCCAACAAGATGATGAGCCAGAACGTCAAGTGAACCATCATGAATTTTTTGCTCCTCAATAGAACCCTCTTGAATTCTTTGAAGTATTGCTTGCGCTTCGTATTCATCATCAGAGTTATTTGTAATGATTAATCCTTTAGCAGAGGCATTACGATTATGTCTGCTTCTACCTATTCTTTGAACCAATTTAGACACTTGTCGAGGCGAGCCATAATGAATAACTAATTCAACAGAACCAATATCCAACCCTAATTCAAGAGAAGAAGTACAAACAACAATTCCTCGTTTTCCTTCACGTAAATTTTGTTCAGTCTCTTCTCTGACTTCTTTTGAAAGAGAACCATGATGCAACTCAATTGGAATAGTAGATTTTTCTTTAAGTATTGAGGCTAGAAACTCAGATTCTCCTCTGGTGTTTGTAAATAAGAGAATAGGAGAATCTAAATTTAATTCAGACACATGTTCAATGATTTTTTCTGCAACATCAGAAATTGTTCCATCTACATATTTTATGTCTACATCATATTTTCTTACAGAAGTATCTCTAATTATTTCACATTTTCTTTTGGTACCTACAACAAATTTTCCTGCTTCCTCAAAATTCCCAACAGTAGCAGATAAGCCTATTTTTGTAAGTGGGAATTTGGAATTATATTCCAATCGCTCAATACTTAGAGAGAGTTGAGTGCCTCGTTCACTAGACAATAATTCATGTACCTCATCAATTACAATCCATTCTAAATCAGATAGTGCCTCAAGATATTTGACTTGAGTTAAAAGAATAACCAAAGTTTCAGGAGTTGTAATTAGAACATCAGGAGGATTTTCAGTAATTTTTTTTCTATCTTTTTGTGTTGTGTCACCATGTCTGATTTCAATACTCAATTCACTTTGATGCGCATATTTTGTAATTCTTCGAAAAACATCTCGATTTAATGCACGCAAAGGAGTAATGTAGAGAGCTTTTATTTTTCCTGTTTTTTTGGAATTTTTTAATAAAGAGAAAATTGGAATGACAGAGCATTCTGTCTTTCCAGAACCAGTAGGGGCAATAACTAAGCAATCTTTTTTTTTCAGAATTATAGGAGAAGCCTTTTTTTGAATTTCAGTTAGATTGGAAAAACCAAAATTCTCAAACAGAGATTCAGGAATCAGATTCATCTGGTGTTTTAGATCGTGATCTTTCATAAACAATTACACCAACTAGTCCTATTGCAAACATCACTATAGTAATAGTTGGAAGATAATCAAAAATATCTGCCATTGTTTACCTTCTTACAGGAGTGTTAAATATCTTCAGGAACACATGATAATCCTGATTTGTTAATTGTATATGAAAATGAATTTTCTACAAAAGGTGAATAGATTTTTCCATTGAATTTTGAGGAATTTTTTGTAAGATGTATTTTGATATGAGTAAATGGATCGATTGCACTTTTCATATTTTCAATTTCTTTTCCATCCAAATTTCTTATCATATTAGTGATGACGACAGGGATTTTGTTAGATATTGCAAAATTAGACAAATCATGCATATATTTCATAAACAAAGAATTTTTTTCAAAAACAGCTTCATTTTTTTGATATTCATACGAAAACAAATCAGTTACATTATCAATTACAATTAATGAGAAATTTTTGTCAATATTTTTTATTGAGTTAATTTGTTCAGAGGTGTTAGTTAATCTGGAAACAGTAATTTTGTTAAGAAAATTAAATTGAGGTTCAGATGTTTTTTGGATATCCAATATTCTTTCAGGTCTAAAACCCCCTGTTGTATCAAAATACAGGACATGGCCCCCATTTTTGATAGAATTTATTGTCAATTGTAATAATAGTTGGGTTTTTCCCGTTCCATTTTTTCCAAAAATATCTACAATTATTCCATCTGGAATTCCTCCAGATAGAGATTTATCTAATTTTTGTAATCCAGTTGAGATCATTTGTGTTATTATTAGAAAAGGAAGAAAAAATTTAAGGAATTTCTGTTTTCTCAAAGGAGGTAAGGCTTTTATTCTAGAGAACAAAGTTGCAAAACAAGTGAACAATTAGTGTCTCAATCAAATAGCGCAAAAAGACCTCTAACAACTCTTCAAAAAAGCACAAAGAAGAAAGTTACTGTAAGACTGAAAAATGAAGTCGAATACAAAGGTAAAATGGATAATGTTGATTCATACATGAATTTGATAATGACAGATGCTGAAGAACTACATGAAGGCAAAACTATCGCAAACTATGGCAGAGTTATCGTAAGAGGTAACAATGTATTATTCATCAAACTAGAAAATGAACTCTAGTGGGTAGTGAGTTTTATGACAAATAATTTTCTATTTACGTCTGAATCAGTAACAGAAGGACATCCAGACAAAATTTGTGATAATATTTCTGATGCGTTTTTAGATGAATTTCTTAAGCAAGATCCAGAATCAAGAGTTGCAGTTGAAACAATGGTTACTACAGATTTTGTTGCGGTTGCAGGAGAAGTAACATCTAAAGCAAATTTTGATAAAAAAGCTCAAGAAGAACTTGTCAGAAAAACCATACGAGAAATTGGATATGATAATAAAGATTTGATGTTCGATACAGAATCTTGTGAAGTGACTTTACGTCTTCATTCACAAAGTCCAGATATCAGTCAAGGGGTTACAGCTACTGAAGAAAAGGAACAAGGTGCAGGAGATCAAGGATTGATGTTTGGGTATGCTACAAATGAAACAGAAGAACTTATGCCAATGCCCATATTGCTCTCACAAAAACTTGCACAAAAATTATCCGAAGTAAGAAAAAATAATACACTACCATGGGCAAGACCAGATGGAAAAACTCAAGTTTCTGTAAGATATGAAGATGACAAACCAACTAAAATTGAAACAGTAGTTGTTTCCACTCAACATGCACCAGAAATTTCCCAAGAAGAGATTTCAAAAGAAGTTATTGATAAGGTGATTAAACCAGTATTAGGAAATCTATGGAATGATGATATCAAAATTCACATCAATCCAACTGGAAAATTTGTAATTGGAGGACCACATGGAGATGCAGGTCTTACTGGAAGAAAGATTATTGTGGATACTTATGGGGGATTTGGAAGACATGGAGGAGGAGCTTTCTCTGGTAAAGATCCGTCAAAAGTTGACAGATCAGCTTGTTACATGTGTAGGTATATTGCAAAAAATTTGGTTGCAGCAGGTCTTGCAGATAGATGTGAAGTTCAACTTGCATACGCAATTGGAGTTGCAGAACCAGTATCATTATACGTCAACACATTTGGAACAAACAAGATTCCTGAAAATCAAATCGAAGATTTAGTTAGAAAGAATTTTGATATGAAACCATCTGGAATTATTTCACAATTAGACTTGAAAAGGCCAATTTACAAAAAAACAGCATCATATGGTCATTTTGGAAGAAACGAGCCAGAGTTTGGTTGGGAAAAAACAAACAAAGTTGATGTGCTAAAGCAAGGCGCCGGTCTTTAACAATTCTTTAACTGATTGAAAATTTATTTTTGATAAATTTCTGAGTTTTTCGTGATCTCCAACGAAATTTCCAACCAGAATATTGAGATCATCTACCCCATAATCAAATTTTGAGTCAGTTATTGCAAGATTGTATGCTTTTTCAATATCAACATAACATAGTTTGATTTTTTTCTTTTGTAGGAATAATTGAATGTATTTTTCAAATGAAATTATTTCAGGACCAACAAGATCTATTATTTTATTTTTAAATTTCTTATCAACAATAGATTGAAAAATTATTTTTGTAACATCATTTATTGAAATTGGTTGGATGGAATATTTTCCAGAACCAGGAATAATGATTTCATCTTTTTTAATAGATTTCTTCAAGTATTTAGTGAAAAGATCATCTTTGCCTACAATATATGAAGGTCGAAAAATTGTATAATCAATTTTTGAATTAATAATAGATTTTTCAGACTTGTATTTTGATATAAAATATCCAACACAGGTATCAGAAGATACACCTAATCCACTTGCATAAACAAATTTTTTGATTTTTGCTTTTTTAGATAAGCTAACAATTTTTCGTGTCAGTTGAAAATTAATTGATTCATAATCAGTGTTTACAGATTGCTTCCCAATTCCTATAAGATGAATTAAAGCATCAGATTTTTTTATTTTGGGAAGAAGTGATTTTTGATCATAGTTTTTAGAGACAATTTTTGTTTCATTTTTGAAGGATTTAAAATTTTTTCTAGATATTGAAATAAGATGAATGTTTTTTTCAGACAAATACTTTCTAAGATTTTTTGCCACAAACCCATTAGCACCAGTAATCACTATTTGAAGAGGTTTATCCATAAGAATTTCAAGTAGTTTTTATTTTAAATCTATTTGGAAAATAAAAAATGCTAAACAAGAGTTAATACAGCAAAATGAATACACCAGTTGTGGCAGAAGAAAAAAAGCTAAGAACAGGGTATACAACAGGAAGTTCTGCTACTGCAGCATCGAAAGCAGCATTGTTATCAATTATCAAACAACAAAATATTGAAGAAGTTGGAATTACCTTACCTAAAAAATCTACAATTAAGATTCCCGTTAATTCATGTAAATTTGAAAAAAATAAGGCAAAATGTTCTGTGATAAAGGATGGAGGAGATGATCCAGATGTCACACATGGTGCTGAAATCATAGTTGAAGTAACACTCAATGATAACAAAAATCAAATTGAAATCGATGGTGGAGAAGGAGTAGGCATAGTAACTAAACCAGGTTTAGGTTTAGAAATCAACAAACCGGCTATTAACCCAGTTCCAAAAAAAATGATTACAGAAAATCTTCAAGAAATAGGAGAAAACATCCTAAAAGAAAAAGGAATTAGAGTTGTAATATCAGTTCCAAAAGGTAAAGAATTAGGACCAAAAACAGACAATCCTAGATTAGGTATCAAAGATGGAATTTCGATTTTAGGTACAAGTGGTATAGTAATTCCATTTTCAACTGCATCATATGCTGCATCAATTAGACAAAATTTGGATGTTTCAATTGCTATGGGAAATGATACAGTAGTGTTAACAACTGGAGGACGAAGTGAAGATTTTGCAAAAAAGATCATAGATCTACCAGAACATTGTTTTGTACAGATGGGAGACTTTTCTGGATATACAATTCAACAATGTGGTAAAAAGAATATCAAAAAAGCATATGTTGTTGGATTTATTGGAAAACTTGCAAAGATGGCAGCAGGAGTTAAACAAACTCATGTCAAAGGTTCAAAAGTGGATATGAATTTTCTAGCAGAATTAGCAAAAAAAGTCAATGCAGATGAAAAAATTATTGATATTATTAAAAAAGCAAATACAGCAAGACATGTATCAGAAATTATTCAAGAAAATAACATAGAGGGATTTTTTGAATTAATATGTGCTGAAGTGTATAGGCATATGAGAAAACACAGTGAAGAAAAAGTTCCAATCGATGTAATATTGTTTGATTTTGAAGGAAATATCTTGGCAAGAGAACCAAGAGGGTAAGGTATTTTATTAAATCAACAAAGTTTTGAGTATGGAAAGAATTTCAGTTCTTGCAATTACCAAAAATGGCATAAATATTGGTCAAAACATCAAAAAATTTTTTCCAAAATGGACTATTTTTGCGCCATCTAAGTTTTCTAACCGAGATGATTCTATAACATGGTATTCAGAGCCTACATCAGAGAAAATTGTTGAACTTTTCAAGAAAAATGATGCCTTAATCTGTCTATTTTCTCTAGGAGCAGTAATTCGATTAATTGCACCTTATCTTAAAGACAAAAAGACAGATCCTGCAGTAATTGTAATTGATGATAAAACAAATTTTGTAATTAGTGTATTATCAGGACACATAGGTGGCGCAAATGAGCTTACTGAAAAAATTGCAGAAAAATTACAAGCGCAACCAGTAATCACTACAGCTGCAGATGTAAACAAGACTATTGCTGTAGATTTACTTGGAAAAAATTTTGGGTGGGAGATTGAAGATGATTCAAGTGTTACTAGAATTAGTGCACATATGGTAAATGAAGAACCAATAGGGGTTTTTCA encodes the following:
- a CDS encoding GDP-mannose dehydrogenase, which encodes MSDIVLGMGEVGETLFGLLDERNFDCIGIDIESAKCKNYSQNDTIENPEYLHVCLPGELTDFVEITISWIPKLKGLKAIVIHSTVRPGTTKNIQEKSNVPVLFSPVRGVHRRFLDDIKKYTKFIASDDNEINPEIKSDLEKRFQKVDWMSTTKTGELAKILVDTSYYGWLINYAQITKMICEKEGIDFDEMWKFADEIHENLGNRPKMYPGVIGGHCVIPNLSLIEYENLDVIKKINEMYEKFKK
- a CDS encoding ABC transporter permease, encoding MHPIIRLVNRNITISLNPGFLIWQVIFPLIYIFVAGFAYAPLIQHVPFGTKELDYPAFLASGMIGFNIMNSTLVSGIIIWNDRRHGMFEQIMSGPFTRSHYILSNICTIGIIGLVSASLIALVGYPVFFESVEFSIVTIPVIIFGAITGSVLFGSLASIISTRLRSSEGFNVIINTVFLFFAFVSSAFYPAENVPEPLRTAFYLNPLTYLVDVIRAGIFGTITEFVIIEMFVLVGIASILFVIASKLLTKLDF
- a CDS encoding ABC transporter ATP-binding protein; the encoded protein is MSCIEVRHLSKSYGSIKAVDDIVLSVKPGQVFGFLGPNGAGKSTTIKLLTTLIPPSNGSLTILGIDAIKNPLDVRHKIGVVLQQPSYEPTLSVEKSLDKYGMMWNVTKSERKKRMEQLLKDFDLVEIRKKRNEDLSIGQRRRVQVAREFMHDMDLLFLDEPTVGLDPTARRKLLDYLKNKVNTGLTIFYTTHILTEAEYLCDEIAIIDKGKIVTVDSPEALKSKFGKEKTIKIHLLEKNSKISNLLNGIDDCKINFESGTNIVIHSEQSELVLLKVLKILNDNNIEIEDLSAVPTNLEEIFLKMVRENASNN
- a CDS encoding single-stranded DNA-binding protein, producing MSEFDSLIEKLIEQKPELTREIIEEQIKLKKEKIGAGYLTDQGALFLIASDYGVTLSGPLKVEMSLKDLYAGAKEISLETRVLNLSPAKQFSRKDGSPFYLRTMTVYDDVNSTASVKLWDEKANLPGIENLKPGDLIKIIKAYVKSDLDGSPTINIGSGSNLETTDSASEIPTIDTITKDVSELQEGQKDLVVLGEIDGVISSMEFTNSRGMPGKALRMRLKGKDGSGMRVVLWGKDESSIPNMISQSAKVRLLGVKVKSGNQGLEIHGNDATIIEIEGGKEAEPVIARVLSISPTENGRNMILAVDNKKNLYNISDSSNSTSICVEGDIIECMPSKVYGNSITLDENSFVRKLENDENIPSLSQIRTKINDVKVDGNYCIEAIILKVPERREVQTKTGESIALSEMFVEDDTGQIWVKGWRNQARLIDKCELGEIVSITGLNAKAGLEGRIEMFLTAFSKITKKN
- a CDS encoding DEAD/DEAH box helicase → MKDHDLKHQMNLIPESLFENFGFSNLTEIQKKASPIILKKKDCLVIAPTGSGKTECSVIPIFSLLKNSKKTGKIKALYITPLRALNRDVFRRITKYAHQSELSIEIRHGDTTQKDRKKITENPPDVLITTPETLVILLTQVKYLEALSDLEWIVIDEVHELLSSERGTQLSLSIERLEYNSKFPLTKIGLSATVGNFEEAGKFVVGTKRKCEIIRDTSVRKYDVDIKYVDGTISDVAEKIIEHVSELNLDSPILLFTNTRGESEFLASILKEKSTIPIELHHGSLSKEVREETEQNLREGKRGIVVCTSSLELGLDIGSVELVIHYGSPRQVSKLVQRIGRSRHNRNASAKGLIITNNSDDEYEAQAILQRIQEGSIEEQKIHDGSLDVLAHHLVGLAMQIGEISIEKAFDLITQAYPFRNLKLEELVGVLDLLDSNYLIFFDRTKMTFWKKGRSFKYYFENLSTIPDILKFKVFDSVGKKIIGSLDQRFVGDYGDSGNIFVLKGSQWRILNVDEKSFTVNVEPFRGGGITVPYWEGENIPIDYKTARKVGNFRSKVRSGLLQLTNKTIEKLNFNEISDENTIVIESNRSQGSIVLHSCFGTKINSTLSTLLSSMLSSMLGSVVDSRSDGYRIVLSSRSRISEKLFLEVLKDDYDLFSMVSASLAGTHNVNWRTWCVAKKFGIVGRGAVYERKSARFLYERYSKTALVQEALRELFHDKYDLKNTDKILKEIREDQIHVKWLEVDQFSKLAEPILDHTSKYYSSPANLDKGILDLVKARLEKTKHRLICARCGKWERVVETNEVKNILICPYCKGRQITTTFYSDYDLSKIIRKKHEGKKLTSEEKHKADRAWKVSSLVENFGKTAIIVMSGYGVGADTAARILRNMVDEEHLFKQIYEAERQYVVTRGFWDS
- a CDS encoding ATPase domain-containing protein, which encodes MISTGLQKLDKSLSGGIPDGIIVDIFGKNGTGKTQLLLQLTINSIKNGGHVLYFDTTGGFRPERILDIQKTSEPQFNFLNKITVSRLTNTSEQINSIKNIDKNFSLIVIDNVTDLFSYEYQKNEAVFEKNSLFMKYMHDLSNFAISNKIPVVITNMIRNLDGKEIENMKSAIDPFTHIKIHLTKNSSKFNGKIYSPFVENSFSYTINKSGLSCVPEDI
- a CDS encoding U6 snRNA-associated Sm-like protein LSm6 gives rise to the protein MSQSNSAKRPLTTLQKSTKKKVTVRLKNEVEYKGKMDNVDSYMNLIMTDAEELHEGKTIANYGRVIVRGNNVLFIKLENEL
- the metK gene encoding methionine adenosyltransferase, translating into MTNNFLFTSESVTEGHPDKICDNISDAFLDEFLKQDPESRVAVETMVTTDFVAVAGEVTSKANFDKKAQEELVRKTIREIGYDNKDLMFDTESCEVTLRLHSQSPDISQGVTATEEKEQGAGDQGLMFGYATNETEELMPMPILLSQKLAQKLSEVRKNNTLPWARPDGKTQVSVRYEDDKPTKIETVVVSTQHAPEISQEEISKEVIDKVIKPVLGNLWNDDIKIHINPTGKFVIGGPHGDAGLTGRKIIVDTYGGFGRHGGGAFSGKDPSKVDRSACYMCRYIAKNLVAAGLADRCEVQLAYAIGVAEPVSLYVNTFGTNKIPENQIEDLVRKNFDMKPSGIISQLDLKRPIYKKTASYGHFGRNEPEFGWEKTNKVDVLKQGAGL
- a CDS encoding NAD-dependent epimerase/dehydratase family protein — translated: MDKPLQIVITGANGFVAKNLRKYLSEKNIHLISISRKNFKSFKNETKIVSKNYDQKSLLPKIKKSDALIHLIGIGKQSVNTDYESINFQLTRKIVSLSKKAKIKKFVYASGLGVSSDTCVGYFISKYKSEKSIINSKIDYTIFRPSYIVGKDDLFTKYLKKSIKKDEIIIPGSGKYSIQPISINDVTKIIFQSIVDKKFKNKIIDLVGPEIISFEKYIQLFLQKKKIKLCYVDIEKAYNLAITDSKFDYGVDDLNILVGNFVGDHEKLRNLSKINFQSVKELLKTGALL